The DNA segment TTCCTGCTAACAGACATGATAGGCTACATTGATTGATTTACCACGTCGAATTGGCTAGCTAACATATCAcctcaatatggctagttaacgaACTAACTTTAAGGAGATAAACTAGATGGCTATATACAAATATTGTTTGAGTTGCTTGCCATCTATAGTGGTGATGACCGTAGTTCGACTGACAACTTTACCAGGACGAGGGTTTGCCGATGTCAAGCTCTTTTCAAAAGCCTAATCTCTGATAAAGCAAGCTAAATGTTCtttgcttagctagctacatgccaaaTGGATAGGCCCTCTAGTATCTGAAATTACATGATCAAttgtttactgatcatgaaaagcatgCAGTTACTTGGTGCATAACTCTGATGgaactaaatgtggaataatcGGAAATGTGGTGTTCTGActgctcttcaagaggtgatattaaaaccaaatagtCATAACATTTATTTAATAATCTCTAGAAAACGGCAtgcagttgtcaatggttttagcagAACTGGTGGTCTCTTTGCCCCCAGCAGCCaaatctaaggcactgcactgTTTTGTGAAGTTTTGTTGATAACGACCTATAACGggttatatccatgatgagtactctatctatctctatgacaacaggcacaactcatTTTTTTCAAAGTTGCTTAAATGCCACGTGTGTCCACTTACTGTATATTAGTGCATTAGTAACACTCTAACCATTATGAAACTTcctcacgtagcaaattagcaattacatttGTTTTTGACAGTCTTTGACCGCCATACAAAAATTCCTTACTTCATGGGTTTATTTTCACGGAcagatttatttttttgttgccctgagtgaaacctctcgctttgcctcttcctctctgattaaATTAAGTCAATGGactaaataacattttatttaagaAGGCAATGGAAATCTGTACTTAGCCACTGAAGTTTTTATTAAAATCTGATATCACAAATTAATGATAATTTACAATCATGGATAAAAACTTCTAATTACAGATTTTAAAAAAAGCAAAGTATACAAAAACGGTTGAGGTAAAACATCATAAAAATAGCTTCAGTTAAAAAGGCCTTATTGTTAAGTTAAAAAGCTTACACAAGTTAAGTTAAAAAGCTTACTTCACAATATCTAGCTGTCctaaaaaacaaaaatgtatttacagttgaagtgcCGCACAACACAGTGAATGATACAACATTCAATATCATTAAACCCTCATTTTCTCTTCCTATGTAAACAGGAAACAAACAATTACATTTCATTATTAAGTAAATCATAACATGACTGCTTTATGACCTTTGAAAAGAGGATGATAGACCGGTCCCAGATGTATTTTAGCCATCTCTGACTATCATTTTCACGCCATACATGTTTGGCATGACAGTGAAAAATCACAGAGGGGAGAGGGAACATACAGCTGGGACAAGCCAGGTTAATACATACTGAACTATGCAGGTTCTTAGAATGAGGAGCAAGATGTGACCAAATCATATTCACATACTCTATTTACTCCAAAAGCTTTTCTGGTAACTGCAGTTCTCCCAAGCTTTTGTAGAAAACCCAGACACAATCCAAGGGCCCACAGGTTATGGCATCATAGTGGTGAGAGTTAAGTTtcaaaacacacaaaacaaaacacatcCCAAAAAATGCAGACATTATCAGATCGAATCAAATGCTTACAAAAGTTAGTTTTTTCTTCTCCAAGGAAATGCTGACTAAAAAGAGGTATCTTGTGGAGAGAAGTATGGAGTGCACTTAGCCACAAAATCCTTATAAGGACGAGGTTGCCTCTAGCCTAAAGACTTCCCTCCAATGTCTAAGCTAAGATATTtggggagggtaagctgatcctacaCATGTGTGCCTAAGGCGCATCTTCTACCCATGATTCCCTCTCTACACAGTGCTCTGCCTGCTCTCCCGACCATATCCCACTGACTCCGAGCAGCAGGGTGGGAATTCTATGAATATCCCATCTAAATCTGTGTCCAGGGACTCCAGCACCTGTCCAATGATGGTCTCTGGGCTGGAAGATccgctggggagagaggagggggcacCCTTGACCATGTCTGTGAGGGTCATTGTTACCTCCGTCCTGTGGAGGGGTCCtggggagtggagaggggggattaagggggaggggagaggagactcCATAGTTCCTGCCAGAGGGAAGGTTGTCGGTTAGGATCAATCAGTCTGGCAAGaatatttttcttatttttcctACTATGGCAACTTTTCCACCCTGCGCCTCTGGAAGTTTACAGTTTGTAGTGTATGCATAGCCTAACCTAGTAAGGACCTAGTGAGGAGGACTGAGGCCCTACCTGTGAACTGTGGAACCACACAGAGCTTGTTAGCAGAGGCGCTGGAGGTGGAGGGGTCAATTCCAGAGGCAATGTCGGCGTAGGCCAGGCCCTGTTCCTCTAGGCAGGAGATGATCTCACAGGCAGAGTGGCGTCTGATGCCCCCGCTGCCCACCGAGCTGGCATCAGGGTCGTATTCTGCCACGGGCGTCAGGAGGAGAGGGATGTTGTAACTCTTAGAACGAACCACAGGGTTCTTAGATGGCTGGTCCACAGGCTGCTTAggccagcaccactggaaacgatTCTCTGTGGGAGGGACAGAGTGTGTAAGAgaaggagagtaaaggagagggaaAACGTAGTGGAAGAACAGTGAACAGGGCAGTATATGTATCTAACCAAGCACACAGGAGCAGTGTGCCACGCTGCCCTCTCCAGAGTAGAGGCCGTGGGTGCCCAGGTAAGGAGAGACCACCCTCTGGACCAGAGACTCCAGACGCAGGTAGTCCTCACTCACACCCCGCGACTCATGGAcaccctacagagagagagagaagacaggtcagagcgtgcatgtgtgtgtgtgagtgagggacataaagagacagagaaaaggggagagaaagacagagagagaggtgttctGTACATGCCTGCAGTATAAGCAGCATTTGCGTGATGGAGGGGGGAATGCGGGCGCGAGGCCGAGACAGAGCATCCTCCAGCTTCACACTCAGAACTATGGTGTTCCTGAAATGGAGCAGAGACAGCTGTCTCACACTAGGCTCCTTACCCTgcagaaagaaaggagagaagaaggggagaggTAGAAAGAGGAATGGAGCGAAGGGTGAGGCGAGGGGGATGTAGGGTTATGAAAATGCAGCTTTAATTCCCTGAGAGAATGTTCTTCTTTATTGTCTGctgagagagaatcagagagcgagagagagagagaacaggttagAGGAGagtcaggacagagagagacagagagatagagtgagagagagatgaggaaggagagTGATACCTGTACTGGGTGAAAGATGGCCTGTAGCATGTTGAGAACATCACAGAAGAAAAAGTCCCATGTCTCTGCCAGAGAGTCCAGTAACTTCTGACCTTAACACCAAAGGAGGAGCAAACCAACTACTGTTAGTACTAAAATAATCTCACAAAGCACAGCAGTTTGGGACCTATGGCCTCAGTTGACTTTGGTGCGTTAAGCACAGAACATCACAGACCCTGACAATGGTAACCCTGACAATGGTAACCCTGACAATGGTAACCCTGACAATGGTAACCCTGACAAAGGTAACCCTGACAAACCCTAAGCTTCAGttcaattatttttatttggAGCACTGACTGCTCTCTCTACTGTCACTGTTAACACATCTACTAAAATTCTATGAAAAGTAAGACACCACAAATACCTTCGTAGAATCTTATTTTGTCCCGGAGAATGACCATGCCCTTTGTCAGCAACTGGTTCTGAGTGACAGAGAGGTTCAATAAAAAAAGCATTGGTAAAAATGTATATTATGGCCCAATCAGAAACAATCTATCCATTATATTATTTCACCATTTAGCAGTAACATCACTTACCTGGAGGTATTCTGTGAAAAATGACCCCAGCTCTGTTTTCAATAGGTGCCTGAGTAAACAAAGTCAAGAGAGTTAACACACATGAACAGAGCCTACATTTGTCTAGTGCAATACACTAATAACACAAAACAGGTAAAAGCTTCAAAGCCATCTATGTGAAATTAGATACTATATTATTGTGtagatatatatacactacattaccaaaagtatatggacacctgctcatcgaacatctcatttgtatttgtatttattatgcataggcagcagctactcttcctgcggTCCAGAAAAATTAAGCcagttatacaatttttaaaacttgacaatacattcacagatttcacaacacactgtgtgccctcaggcccctactccaccaccaccacatagctacaatacaaaatctatgtgtacgtgtgtgtatagtgcatatgttatcgtgtgtgtgtatgcatgtgtctgtgcctatgttggCTTCACAGTCCcggctgttccataaggtgtatttttatctcttttttaaaatctaattttactgcttgtgtcagttacttgatgtggaatagagttccatgtagtcatgactgtaagaaattgtaatagatactggaaacttgtaataacaacttctcaacataagctatcttttatacaaaatgcacacaccccctctttcccttggacatatgctggtctcattagacaccaaccaccgacacacacaactcccctcccccatgacaaccacagacacacacaactcaaggttggagcacaagacaaagaATTATCTCAAGAACCAATGGAACGTTGATACCAGGCCTgatcaggactacccacgacccagatcgaccaatcagaaggccagactacaagatcaacctactttgcttgttgcctatataatctgtatgaacTGTTTAGAGCGGCCTCTTtcccgacgattccatacgaatcagacagaaggggccgtgctgcacgctttgcctgatatctttacacttgaataaaacggccttattatacaaatatccacctcgtcctatgtctccacttgatctcctgtctccagtaaacgttttatcaacaaaacttggtaagcagaggatggtttagacacctttgaattcggtccatagaaaattgatcagacaggagacgtgtgggagaaagattccagaaggagaggtgaccTGTCCGAAGGAGATATcgcgattcaactcacccaggaaactgatcaaagagctcgaaactataaggtaagcagatgcctgtttaatcaaaatctgtatattgtatgatagccaatatctaaattgtgATCAGGATTACTGgggtgagtgtgaattgttgttaaatttatgtggaattgtttagaatctaaggcattgtgtaaagatatctgcgaagtataaaatcaagtcgtattagtaatctggaactagttgaattgttcttcaactaggagtatcggggataaatctaagcttgatgctgttcaagtcgtattagtaatctggaactagttgaattgttcttcaactaggagtatcggggataaatctaagcttgatctgttcaagtcgtattagtaatctggaactagttgaattgttcttcaactaggagtatcggggataaatctaagcttgatgaagtgttgaaatgtaatgtaatctgttcaagtcgtattagtaatctggggctagtggaaatggcaccccactaggagcatcggtgagaAATCTAAGCTTGACATTTCGGGATTCAAGTcgcattagtaatctgggactagtcgaaatattcttccactaggagcatcggggagaaatctaagcttgaactaggagtaatggtattaaacctgaaactctccaaattaatgtgagtgattgaacgttccacgagaccgattgctactaattagccatatgctaagttgaggctgtgtttaaagtgaccgccgagtcagaaTGTGTGAGCTGCTGTGAAGCAGCTATTTTGTGCTGATAAGTTGACTTGATTTTTTCCCTCTCGTGCTGCTGGGTTTGCCTTAAGGACTAGAAATCATTTGATAATTATTCTAGAAGTGCTAGGATACACTAATATATTGTCAAAAAAAACACGTTTGAAGtactttgggaaagtatttaattaattagttgaatattgtaataataatattttttgagaaaaatgagtcctagaattaattaaataattattttagaagcgctagaatatactagtatattgtcccaaaaggatatttctgaaatgttttggcaaagtatttaattaatcgaaaaagttaaaattaatcgaaaaagttaaaAGTAATAATAACTTTTGAATAAAAGTTCCTAAAATTGCCATTCCAATTATTATAGAAGCGCTTGAATTAactaatatattgttccaaaaggatattGCCGAAATactttggcaaagtatttaattaatcgaaaaagtGAAAACCAAAAATAACTTTTTGGAAAAAGTTCCTAAAATCTTTATTCCAATTATTTTAGGAGTGcttgaatatactaatatatggttccaaaaggatatagctgaaatattgttggaaaacgggAAAAAAAAATAGAATAGATCCAGATATAGCTTAATTACAAAATGGCCACGACcaccgtccccaaacacaaattcaatgaatacttagatcagagaatgaagGACAGAGCAGGGGGGAGAATACAATATAAAGCCATTAAAAAGGTCT comes from the Salvelinus namaycush isolate Seneca chromosome 21, SaNama_1.0, whole genome shotgun sequence genome and includes:
- the LOC120066364 gene encoding proline-rich protein 5-like, producing MRTLHRLKLMSSPSLSELGKSEKGSPEERGEKQKRAGANATWNSIHNAVIAVFQKKGLADNELYVLNEGVRHLLKTELGSFFTEYLQNQLLTKGMVILRDKIRFYEGQKLLDSLAETWDFFFCDVLNMLQAIFHPVQGKEPSVRQLSLLHFRNTIVLSVKLEDALSRPRARIPPSITQMLLILQGVHESRGVSEDYLRLESLVQRVVSPYLGTHGLYSGEGSVAHCSCVLENRFQWCWPKQPVDQPSKNPVVRSKSYNIPLLLTPVAEYDPDASSVGSGGIRRHSACEIISCLEEQGLAYADIASGIDPSTSSASANKLCVVPQFTGTMESPLPSPLIPPLHSPGPLHRTEVTMTLTDMVKGAPSSLPSGSSSPETIIGQVLESLDTDLDGIFIEFPPCCSESVGYGRESRQSTV